A genomic stretch from Schistosoma haematobium chromosome 2, whole genome shotgun sequence includes:
- a CDS encoding hypothetical protein (EggNog:ENOG410VB1U~COG:K) yields MAFLMDSVLTNIFNQNTEMPSVSSRKLHCDTLPIYTDCSTNDSQNPSESIGSIHPSTESLLQINPLIGQSSVYTYSSNNLPTLTIAPTTNINNSTVSTEKRTQLNPKFPIISQGNSHSNKLNIVRCPPPPPLVPGSVTTHAQVSLIDVNFQQCGQPSKDIREGDNAFYNFNSMIPKNVNSTLVVIDQSSLLTDDQVKHDIKSTSSSSSSSSPHTINSSCNLIMNEMNLPRELSSLHNSSHVQQYKEFIDDLL; encoded by the coding sequence ATGGCATTCCTCATGGATTCTGTTCTAACTAATATTTTTAACCAGAATACTGAAATGCCTTCCGTTAGCAGTCGAAAATTACACTGTGATACTTTACCAATTTATACAGACTGTAGTACCAATGATAGTCAAAATCCTTCTGAATCTATCGGATCCATACATCCTTCAACAGAGTCATTACTTCAAATCAATCCGTTAATAGGTCAATCTTCAGTTTACACTTATTCATCTAATAATCTACCAACACTTACAATTGCGCCGACTACAAATATTAATAATTCCACAGTTAGTACTGAAAAGCGTACTCAACTTAATCCAAAATTTCCTATAATTTCTCAAGGTAATTCCCATtcgaataaattaaatattgtcCGATGTCCACCGCCACCTCCACTAGTACCAGGGTCTGTTACTACTCATGCACAGGTCAGTCTTATCGATGTGAACTTTCAACAATGTGGACAGCCATCAAAAGATATACGTGAAGGTGATAAtgcattttataattttaattcaatGATTCCTAAGAATGTTAATTCTACATTAGTAGTTATTGATCAGTCATCTTTACTCACTGATGATCAAGTTAAACATGAcattaaatcaacatcatcgtcatcatcatcatcatcacctcATACAATAAACTCTTCTTGCAACTTAATCATGAATGAGATGAATTTACCTAGAGAGCTGTCGTCATTGCATAATTCTAGTCACGTTCAACAGTATAAAGAGTTTATTGAcgatttattatga
- a CDS encoding hypothetical protein (EggNog:ENOG410VB1U~COG:K), translating to MALNTESSLSHNTGVKTLYESDLEDENYSSVESYGIRERRRKLHTEAEQRRRNAIKRGFEGLLELVHPMKNESPSPSVRMSKSSILHKAIYMIERLGRQKYQKLSEVESLEKEVKALRILCLNYEKIVQNSPNYECRSVEPIPDDTKLGVFRVFFDAMFRSFDNYIVFNSFTDLSASVIKWVEESCKPEKMAFLMDSVLTNIFNQNTEMPSVSSRKLHCDTLPIYTDCSTNDSQNPSESIGSIHPSTESLLQINPLIGQSSVYTYSSNNLPTLTIAPTTNINNSTVSTEKRTQLNPKFPIISQGNSHSNKLNIVRCPPPPPLVPGSVTTHAQVSLIDVNFQQCGQPSKDIREGDNAFYNFNSMIPKNVNSTLVVIDQSSLLTDDQVKHDIKSTSSSSSSSSPHTINSSCNLIMNEMNLPRELSSLHNSSHVQQYKEFIDDLL from the exons ATGGCGCTGAACACAGAAAGCAGCTTATCACATAATACAGGTGTTAAAACTTTATACGAATCAGACCTAGAAGATGAAAACTACTCATCTGTGGAAAGTTATGGCATTAGAGAACGTAGGCGTAAGCTGCACACTGAAGCGGAGCAGCGTCGTCGAAATGCTATAAAG AGGGGTTTTGAAGGGTTATTAGAGCTCGTCCATCCAATGAAAAACGAATCACCCTCTCCGTCCGTTAGGATGAGTAAATCGAGCATATTACATAAAG CTATCTATATGATTGAAAGGCTTGGAAGGCAAAAGTACCAAAAATTGTCAGAAGTCGAAAGTCTAGAAAAGGAGGTTAAAGCTCTTCGAATACTATGCTT GAATTATGAGAAAATAGTTCAAAACAGTCCGAATTACGAATGTAGATCAGTCGAGCCGATTCCAGATGATACAAAACTAGGAGTGTTTCGAGTGTTTTTTGACGCCATGTTCCGTTCATTTGACAATTATATTGTATTCAATTCTTTTACTGACCTCTCAGCATCAGTGATAAAATGGGTTGAAGAGAGCTGTAAACCTGAA AAAATGGCATTCCTCATGGATTCTGTTCTAACTAATATTTTTAACCAGAATACTGAAATGCCTTCCGTTAGCAGTCGAAAATTACACTGTGATACTTTACCAATTTATACAGACTGTAGTACCAATGATAGTCAAAATCCTTCTGAATCTATCGGATCCATACATCCTTCAACAGAGTCATTACTTCAAATCAATCCGTTAATAGGTCAATCTTCAGTTTACACTTATTCATCTAATAATCTACCAACACTTACAATTGCGCCGACTACAAATATTAATAATTCCACAGTTAGTACTGAAAAGCGTACTCAACTTAATCCAAAATTTCCTATAATTTCTCAAGGTAATTCCCATtcgaataaattaaatattgtcCGATGTCCACCGCCACCTCCACTAGTACCAGGGTCTGTTACTACTCATGCACAGGTCAGTCTTATCGATGTGAACTTTCAACAATGTGGACAGCCATCAAAAGATATACGTGAAGGTGATAAtgcattttataattttaattcaatGATTCCTAAGAATGTTAATTCTACATTAGTAGTTATTGATCAGTCATCTTTACTCACTGATGATCAAGTTAAACATGAcattaaatcaacatcatcgtcatcatcatcatcatcacctcATACAATAAACTCTTCTTGCAACTTAATCATGAATGAGATGAATTTACCTAGAGAGCTGTCGTCATTGCATAATTCTAGTCACGTTCAACAGTATAAAGAGTTTATTGAcgatttattatga
- a CDS encoding hypothetical protein (EggNog:ENOG410VB1U~COG:K), whose protein sequence is MLKMAFLMDSVLTNIFNQNTEMPSVSSRKLHCDTLPIYTDCSTNDSQNPSESIGSIHPSTESLLQINPLIGQSSVYTYSSNNLPTLTIAPTTNINNSTVSTEKRTQLNPKFPIISQGNSHSNKLNIVRCPPPPPLVPGSVTTHAQVSLIDVNFQQCGQPSKDIREGDNAFYNFNSMIPKNVNSTLVVIDQSSLLTDDQVKHDIKSTSSSSSSSSPHTINSSCNLIMNEMNLPRELSSLHNSSHVQQYKEFIDDLL, encoded by the exons ATGCTT AAAATGGCATTCCTCATGGATTCTGTTCTAACTAATATTTTTAACCAGAATACTGAAATGCCTTCCGTTAGCAGTCGAAAATTACACTGTGATACTTTACCAATTTATACAGACTGTAGTACCAATGATAGTCAAAATCCTTCTGAATCTATCGGATCCATACATCCTTCAACAGAGTCATTACTTCAAATCAATCCGTTAATAGGTCAATCTTCAGTTTACACTTATTCATCTAATAATCTACCAACACTTACAATTGCGCCGACTACAAATATTAATAATTCCACAGTTAGTACTGAAAAGCGTACTCAACTTAATCCAAAATTTCCTATAATTTCTCAAGGTAATTCCCATtcgaataaattaaatattgtcCGATGTCCACCGCCACCTCCACTAGTACCAGGGTCTGTTACTACTCATGCACAGGTCAGTCTTATCGATGTGAACTTTCAACAATGTGGACAGCCATCAAAAGATATACGTGAAGGTGATAAtgcattttataattttaattcaatGATTCCTAAGAATGTTAATTCTACATTAGTAGTTATTGATCAGTCATCTTTACTCACTGATGATCAAGTTAAACATGAcattaaatcaacatcatcgtcatcatcatcatcatcacctcATACAATAAACTCTTCTTGCAACTTAATCATGAATGAGATGAATTTACCTAGAGAGCTGTCGTCATTGCATAATTCTAGTCACGTTCAACAGTATAAAGAGTTTATTGAcgatttattatga